TCCGCTGCCCCAGCGGTCGGAACAGAGACCTCACGCTGTTGTGCAGCAAACAGCGCTGCTGCAAGTACAACGACCTCTTCAGGCACAGCCGCTCCCTCCGAGACAGGGGCAGAGGCCAAAAGGCGTTCTAGGTAACTAGTATCGATACGCGCCGCACGGAAGTCTTCGTCAAGCAGGATGCGCTGGAAAAACGCAATGTTCGTTCGAATCCCCCCGACGACGTACTCATCAAGCGCACGAAGCATTCGCCTAATCGCAACCTCGCGCGTAGCCCCATAGCTGATCAGCTTCGAGAGCATCGGATCGTAATCCAGAGGAACGTTCCATCCTTCATATACACCACAGTCTTCGCGAATCCCCGGACCTGAAGGCTGCAAGAGACGCGTGATCCGCCCCGGCGAGGGAAGAAAGTTGTTCTCTGGATCCTCTGCATAGAGCCGGCATTCGATCGCATGGCCGCGAAGATGAATGTCCTCCTGCCGCAGGTCGAGCGGTTCACCCATCGCTACACGAAGCTGCATCTGGACGAGATCGAGCCCGGTGACCATCTCCGTGACCGGATGCTCCACCTGAAGGCGCGTATTCATCTCGAGGAAATAGAAGTTCTGCTCGGCATCGACCAGGAACTCCACCGTGCCTGCGCTCACATATCCCGCCGTGCGAGCGAGTCGAACCGCCGCTTCGCCCATCCTCCTGCGCAGGTCCTCACCCACAACGGCCGAGGGAGCCTCTTCGATGACCTTCTGATGGCGCCGCTGCACCGAGCACTCACGCTCACCCAGATACAGACAATTACCGTGCTGGTCGGCCATTACCTGGATCTCGATATGGCGAGGTCGCTCGATCAACTTTTCGAGATAGACCTCGCCCGAACCGAAGCTACGTTCGGCCTCACTGGAAGCAGTTGCATATGCTGAAGGAAGATCCGCGGCAGAAGTGACTGCGCGCATTCCTTTCCCCCCGCCCCCGGCGGCCGCCTTCAGCATAACCGGATAACCAATCTCTGCCGCAACCTGTAACGCTTCTTCTACATTGGCTAAACCAGTCACACTGCCAGGAACGCGCGGCATCCGAGCAGCATCCGCCGCCTGACGCGCTTTGGTCTTCGAGCCAAGCGCACGCATCGCACTGGCGGGAGGCCCAATGAATGTGATCCCCGCTGACTCACAGGCCTCCGCAAACGATGCATTCTCCGAGAGGAACCCATAACCAGGGTGGATTGCATCCGCCCCGACCTTCTTAGCAATCTCGAGGATTCGGTCGCCGCGCAGATAACTCTCCGCTGCAGGAGCTGGCCCAAGACGATAGGCTTCATCGGCATAAGTCACATGGAGTGCCGCCCGGTCCACATCGGAGTAGACGGCTACCGTCGCCAATCCCATCTCACAACAGCTCCGCATCACGCGCAGCGCAATTTCACCACGATTGGCAATCAGCACCTTTTTCATGCGGGCATTGTAGCGAGATTGAGCAATCGAATCTATGGCAACGAAAAAGGCCCCGCGAAGGGCCTTTTTCATTTCGAAACGATAAGACTACTGGAGAGTAACGCCACCCTGCGTCTTCTCTTCCTTCTTCTTCTCGTTCTCCTTGCGAGCGCCCATGGCCTTCTGGCTCCAGTCGTCGGCCTTCGCCAAATCATCCTTGCGGGCGCTGTCGTTGCCACACTCAAGGTTCGCCTTCTGACGATAGGAGAGATTCAGGTAGGACATAGCATCGTCGTAGGTCGGATTCAATTCGACGGCCTTGTTGAGATACTCAAGCCCTTCGGCAACCAAAGCCGTATTGCTATCCTGCAGCTTCTGGCAGGCAGCTTTGCTCTTCTTTACGTTGCCGTTGCCATCGTCGGTCATCCCCTCACCAGCAAGCACGGTACGAACGTTCTGATAGGCCTGCATCCAGTCCACGACACCAACGGTGTAATAAGCTTCAGCATCTTTAGGATCCAGAGCGATGACCTTCTTCTGGTATTCCTTCGCCGGCTCAAACTTCTTGGTGTTGAAGTTGATGGAGGCGATCTGCTTGAGCGCTGTTATGTCGTTCGGGTTGTTGGCCAGAACCTCTTGAAATCCTTTGAGCGCCTTATCCGCAAGGGCAAGATTCTCCGGAGTATCCAGGTTCGGAACGACCTGGTAGGAGTAGGCAGTTGCCAGATAAAGTTTTGCATCCGCGGAAGTGGGATCCAGGCTGATTGCGTTCTGGAAATGATTCACCGCTTCTTCATAGCGCGCATTTTTGAATGCCTGTACACCTTTTACCAGCTGGTCGCGTGACTTCAAGCGGTTGCACCCGGTTACAGAACCAAGCATCAGCGCCAGCAAAGCAGCCGTAACCGGAATCCGTGCGGTCAATTTCATGGGACGTGATATCTCCTTCAAATGGGCGCGTGTCGTCTGTGGACGGTAAAAATGATAAAACAAACGAGATTAATGCTTGCCGGTTGATTGTAAAGGTATACCGCTATCTGTGACTAGAGGCGGATGCCCTATTCCGACGATTCTTTCGAATATTCTCAGTACCAAACCTGAAGCGCAAACTCAACGGGGGCACTCAGGAAAAAGTAAATCTCTTCTCCACCGAAAATGCAAACGAATCGGGCGGCCGCTTTTATAGCCGGACCGCCCGAACAAAACTGGCGCGAGACCTGACTATTTACTGTCCTGCTTCGACTCGCGGAGTAATCAGACCGATATTGTCTACTCCAGCCTGATGGCCATAGTCAATCACTTCGGCAATCTTGCTGAAGTCTAGGTCCTTATCGCCCTTCACAAACATGACCTTTTCCTGGCGGGCCGAGAAGATCTCGACGAGCTTCGGTTCGATATCCTGTTTGTTGAAGGATGTCTCATTGATCTTGTACGAAGGAGCACCAGCGCCATTCGACAGGACCTGAACCACGATCGTCCGATCATTCGGCTGATCTTGGGTCTTATTCTTCGGAGGCTGCGGCACGAGCGTATCTAGTCCCTTCGGGGTCACCGGAACGATAACCATGAAGATGATCAGTAGCACCAGCAGCACGTCGATCAGCGGGGTGACGTTAATCTCGGAGACTGCTCCGCCTGAACTTCCAGCTGACATTCCCATAACAAACTCTCCTGATACTTCATCCTGGAGATTCCAGGCATCAAACCTTTAATTTCCTGTCGTACTGACAGTCTCTTCACGCTTTTCAGTCAGCAGCCCTAGCTGGGATACTCCCGCAGAGCGGATGCCATCCACAGCATCCATCACCTTGCCGTAATTGGCACGTGCGTCGGCCCGCATGTAGACCTCTTTTTGAGTCTTGTTTTCGAGCTTCGCCGAGATCTTCGGTCCCAAATCATCGACGGTGACCTGATCACCGCCGAGGAAAATATGGCCATCGCGGGTCACTGCGATCGTTACAGCATCTTCCTTGTTGGCATCTTCCATCACCACGGCCGAATCGGTCTTGGGAAGATCGACGTTCACCTTGTTGTTCAGCATGGGAGTGATCACCATAAAGATGATCAGCAGCACCAGCATCACGTCCACCATCGGGGTGACGTTAATGTTGGAGTTTACCTTGCTCCCCTCGTTTCGCGTTGCCATCGCCATAGCTTCTATACTCCGTCCGGATTCGCCGCGTTCCTGCTTCAGCGATCAAACCAGCGGAACAACCTTTTCTCTTGGTTTCCCTGGATACATTCAGTATCCAGGGAAACTTTCGAGCTGTGTCGTTCTCGCAGGGTATCTCAGTGTTTACCGGTGGCTCTGCTTGATGAAGTAGTCCACCAGCTCAGAGGAGCTGTTGTCCATCTCCACGTCAAAGGCCTCGACCTTGCCGGTGAAGTAGTTGAAGGTCATAACAGCCGGGATGGCGACGAGCAGACCGAAAGCGGTCGTTACGAGAGCTTCCGAAATACCGCCGGCAACCGCTCCGATACCAGAGGTCTTCTGCGTAGCGATCTGCTGGAAGGCGTTTAAGATACCGACGACGGTTCCGAACAGTCCGATAAAGGGGGCCGTCGAACCGATGGTCGCCAGACCACCCAAACCGCGCTTCAGCTTCGCATGAACGATCGCCTCAGAACGCTCGAGTGCACGCTTGGAGCTCTCGATCTGCTCGTCGGTGATTGCTCCGCCCGAACCGAAGCTGCGAAACTCTTGCAGACCGGCGGTGACCACCTCGGCGAGGTGCGATTTCTTGGAGCGATCGGCAACCTTGATCGCCTCATCCAGACGCCCATCCTTCAGTGCGCCGGCAACCTTCGGCGCAAACTCGCGGGACTGCTTGCGGGCGGCCGAAAAGTACAGCGCACGATCGATGATGACAGCCAGCGACCAGATCGACATGATGAAGAGAATGATGACGACCGCGCGGGCCAGATTACCCATGTTGCCCCAGAGCTGCAGAGGGCTGAATCCTACCTGCTGCTCTTGGAAGAAGAGGGCAAGCGAGGTGGGCACATGAGCCAGATTTGTGAGATGAGCGAGAATCACAGAATATTCCTCCTGGTTGGAACTCTAACCTTCGTACTGCACGCTCGAAAACTCCTCTGATGAGGTGTTCACGAGGAAAACATTGTCGTCTCGAACCGCCCAAACCGCAGGCGGCCCGCATGAAAGAACCTAGCCGCCAAAGTTGAAGTTGACGGTAATCGTGGTTTCCACCTCAGTGGGCTCCCCATTCAGAACGTAGGGCTTGTATCTCCAGTTCCGAACGGCATCGAGAGCGGCAGCCCGCAACATCTCAGGACCGCTGATCACCTGAAGGTTCTGGATCGTTCCCGCCTTCGAGATCACCGCATGAAGCACCACGGCGCCTGAAACGTGAGCGGCCTTTGCAATCGGGGGGTAGATCGGCTTCGGCTGAGAGATTGCCATACCGGCAACAACACCGCTCGAAACGCGAACCGGGCCCTTGGGCTTCTCAACCGCCTTGACGACGGGAACAGGAGCCGTTCCGATTCCACCCATTACTCCGCCAGGAACACCAGAACCGGATCCCATACCGCTCATACCGGCAACACCGGCCATCGTCGGAGGAGGCGCAGCCTCTTCCTTCAACATCTTGATGTCCTTCGGAATCTTGGTTGGAGCATGCAGGCCCTGGTCGATCTCCGAAACCATCTTGATTGGCTTAACAATCTGCTGCGGAGGGGGTGGGGGCGGAGGGGGCGGGGGTGGGGGCGGAGCCGTAAGCATGGCGGTCATCGCCGTCTTCGGCAGCGCCTCGGGATACAGCAGCGGGATCAGGATCAGCGTTCCAAGGATCGCTCCATTAAAAGCAAAGGTTGCGATCATCCAATACTTGGACTTGGTCTTGATCCTGCCACCGGATTCCATCAATGCGTCTTCAAACATATCCAGCCTCGCGAGGAAGAGCTATTTGTCTATAGACACCACAGCTTTTCCGTTTGTTCCCGATTTAAAGACTTCTTTCAGGAAAAAATTCTTAAGCCTTTACGCGCCGGCCCGTGGGGAGCGTCGCGCCCTTGCCATGCTTCGTCCGCCACTCCTGGTAAGCCACCAGCATCGGTGATGCCACCGCGATCGACGAGTAAGTTCCGATCAGGATTCCTACCACCAGGGCAAAAGAAAACCCATGAAGGACTTCGCCGCCGAACAGATACAGACTCAAAACCGTAAGGAATGTCAGCCCCGATGTCAGCACCGTTCGGCTCAGGGTTTGATTGATTGACTTATTCACAACATCACCCAGCGACTCCCGGCGAGATGTTGCCAGATTCTCGCGAATCCGATCGAAGATCACGATCGTGTCGTTCATTGAATAACCGATCAGCGTCAGGAGAGCCGCGATCACTGTCAGAGTGATCTCCTTGTTCGTCAGACTGAAGGCGCCCACCGTAATCAACGTGTCGTGGAAGACCGCAATGACCGCCGCCACACCATAGATCAGCTCAAACCTGAACCACAGGTAGATCAGCATCCCGATCAACGAGTAGAGTGTGGCCAGCAAGGCCTGCTTCTGCAACTGCTTACCCGCCGTGGGCCCGACGATCTCAACCTGCTCCACGGTCGCCTTCGAGTCGTGGTAGTCCTTTGCCAGCGCGCCCTCGACAGCCTGACGCCCCGCATCGTGGGCCTGGTCGGTCGCCGAAGAGATCGGCAACGAGATGATGACCTTGTTCGCCGCATGGCCGCTAGGATCGCTGACGCGTTGGATAGTTGCATTGTGCACTCCACCCTTATCCATCGCCGCGCGGATGTGGTTCTCATCCGGCGTCTTGTCGAAGGACACGCGAATCTGTGTGCCGCCCGTGAAGTCTACCCCCTTGGGAATTCCATGCCAGAACAGGATGCTCAGCACCCCGACAATAGAAAAGATCAGAGAAAACCCAAGGAAATACCACTTCTTCCCCAGCCAGTCGATATTCGTATTGCGAAATAATTCCACGTTGCTTTTCCTTATTACTTCCAAAAACCTGTCATTCCGGCCGGAGTGAAGCGGGGTGTAGGAATCTGCTTCTCCACCTCAGCCTCTTCCATCCAAAGCTGCCTAAATCGAGATCACCGCTCCGCGCTCCTTACCCTTCAGGTGGGAGTCGAAGATCACGCGCGAGACATACACCGCTGTAAACAGGTTCGCCAACAGACCGAACGCCAGCGTCACCGCAAACCCGCGAACGGGGCCCGTGCCGAAGAGGAACAGGATCAAGGCCGAAACGATAGTCGTAACGTGCGTGTCGATAATCGTAACCCAGGCGTGAGCGAATCCCTGCTGCACCGCAATCGCAGCCGACTTACCCGCGCGTAGCTCTTCGCGGATACGTTCGAAGATCAGCACGTTCGAGTCCACGCCCATACCGATCGTCAAAATCACACCGGCAATTCCCGGCAGCGTCAGCACCGACCCGGCAAATCCCATAAACCCGAGCAGGATCACGAGGTTGAGAATCAGCGCGAGGCAGGCGTTGATGCCGGCGCCGCGATAGTAAATCAGCATGAAGACCATCACGGCCAGAAGTCCGGCGACTGCCGCAACAATGCCCTGGCGGATCGAAGCCGCTCCCAGGCTTGGTCCAACGGTTCGTGTCTCAAGGAACGAGATCGACGCAGGCAGAGCTCCGGTGCGGAGCATCAGGGAAAGGTCCTGCGCCTGCTGCTTAGTAAATCCACCCTCA
This portion of the Edaphobacter sp. 4G125 genome encodes:
- a CDS encoding acetyl-CoA carboxylase biotin carboxylase subunit, with the protein product MRSCCEMGLATVAVYSDVDRAALHVTYADEAYRLGPAPAAESYLRGDRILEIAKKVGADAIHPGYGFLSENASFAEACESAGITFIGPPASAMRALGSKTKARQAADAARMPRVPGSVTGLANVEEALQVAAEIGYPVMLKAAAGGGGKGMRAVTSAADLPSAYATASSEAERSFGSGEVYLEKLIERPRHIEIQVMADQHGNCLYLGERECSVQRRHQKVIEEAPSAVVGEDLRRRMGEAAVRLARTAGYVSAGTVEFLVDAEQNFYFLEMNTRLQVEHPVTEMVTGLDLVQMQLRVAMGEPLDLRQEDIHLRGHAIECRLYAEDPENNFLPSPGRITRLLQPSGPGIREDCGVYEGWNVPLDYDPMLSKLISYGATREVAIRRMLRALDEYVVGGIRTNIAFFQRILLDEDFRAARIDTSYLERLLASAPVSEGAAVPEEVVVLAAALFAAQQREVSVPTAGAAESRWITAGRCEGVRA
- a CDS encoding tetratricopeptide repeat protein; translation: MKLTARIPVTAALLALMLGSVTGCNRLKSRDQLVKGVQAFKNARYEEAVNHFQNAISLDPTSADAKLYLATAYSYQVVPNLDTPENLALADKALKGFQEVLANNPNDITALKQIASINFNTKKFEPAKEYQKKVIALDPKDAEAYYTVGVVDWMQAYQNVRTVLAGEGMTDDGNGNVKKSKAACQKLQDSNTALVAEGLEYLNKAVELNPTYDDAMSYLNLSYRQKANLECGNDSARKDDLAKADDWSQKAMGARKENEKKKEEKTQGGVTLQ
- a CDS encoding ExbD/TolR family protein; the encoded protein is MGMSAGSSGGAVSEINVTPLIDVLLVLLIIFMVIVPVTPKGLDTLVPQPPKNKTQDQPNDRTIVVQVLSNGAGAPSYKINETSFNKQDIEPKLVEIFSARQEKVMFVKGDKDLDFSKIAEVIDYGHQAGVDNIGLITPRVEAGQ
- a CDS encoding ExbD/TolR family protein, translated to MAMATRNEGSKVNSNINVTPMVDVMLVLLIIFMVITPMLNNKVNVDLPKTDSAVVMEDANKEDAVTIAVTRDGHIFLGGDQVTVDDLGPKISAKLENKTQKEVYMRADARANYGKVMDAVDGIRSAGVSQLGLLTEKREETVSTTGN
- a CDS encoding MotA/TolQ/ExbB proton channel family protein is translated as MILAHLTNLAHVPTSLALFFQEQQVGFSPLQLWGNMGNLARAVVIILFIMSIWSLAVIIDRALYFSAARKQSREFAPKVAGALKDGRLDEAIKVADRSKKSHLAEVVTAGLQEFRSFGSGGAITDEQIESSKRALERSEAIVHAKLKRGLGGLATIGSTAPFIGLFGTVVGILNAFQQIATQKTSGIGAVAGGISEALVTTAFGLLVAIPAVMTFNYFTGKVEAFDVEMDNSSSELVDYFIKQSHR
- a CDS encoding energy transducer TonB, translating into MFEDALMESGGRIKTKSKYWMIATFAFNGAILGTLILIPLLYPEALPKTAMTAMLTAPPPPPPPPPPPPPQQIVKPIKMVSEIDQGLHAPTKIPKDIKMLKEEAAPPPTMAGVAGMSGMGSGSGVPGGVMGGIGTAPVPVVKAVEKPKGPVRVSSGVVAGMAISQPKPIYPPIAKAAHVSGAVVLHAVISKAGTIQNLQVISGPEMLRAAALDAVRNWRYKPYVLNGEPTEVETTITVNFNFGG
- the secF gene encoding protein translocase subunit SecF translates to MELFRNTNIDWLGKKWYFLGFSLIFSIVGVLSILFWHGIPKGVDFTGGTQIRVSFDKTPDENHIRAAMDKGGVHNATIQRVSDPSGHAANKVIISLPISSATDQAHDAGRQAVEGALAKDYHDSKATVEQVEIVGPTAGKQLQKQALLATLYSLIGMLIYLWFRFELIYGVAAVIAVFHDTLITVGAFSLTNKEITLTVIAALLTLIGYSMNDTIVIFDRIRENLATSRRESLGDVVNKSINQTLSRTVLTSGLTFLTVLSLYLFGGEVLHGFSFALVVGILIGTYSSIAVASPMLVAYQEWRTKHGKGATLPTGRRVKA